The following proteins are co-located in the uncultured Draconibacterium sp. genome:
- a CDS encoding DUF5362 family protein encodes MNTTNETPGQEMPEQHAKLEITNELGQILQSAGKWGKFLSILGFVFMGMMVFGGFVMSIVFLVIPGDLAGEMPFPPFLFGLIYLIIGAIYFLPILYLYRFSSNINKAVLSKNQEQLSVAFTNLKAHYRFIGIFTIVMFALYILAFIIMMFVGIFAGFASGVSGLSA; translated from the coding sequence ATGAATACCACAAACGAAACCCCGGGGCAGGAAATGCCCGAACAACACGCAAAACTTGAGATTACAAACGAACTGGGCCAGATATTACAAAGCGCCGGGAAATGGGGGAAATTTTTGTCCATTCTTGGTTTTGTATTTATGGGAATGATGGTGTTCGGTGGTTTTGTAATGAGCATCGTATTTTTGGTAATTCCGGGCGACTTAGCCGGAGAAATGCCCTTTCCTCCTTTTCTTTTTGGTTTGATTTACCTGATTATTGGTGCCATTTATTTTCTCCCCATATTGTACTTGTACCGCTTTTCAAGCAACATAAACAAAGCCGTTCTTTCAAAAAACCAGGAGCAGTTGAGCGTTGCATTTACTAACCTGAAAGCGCATTACCGCTTTATTGGCATTTTTACAATTGTAATGTTTGCCCTTTACATTCTTGCATTTATAATCATGATGTTTGTGGGGATATTTGCAGGCTTTGCCAGCGGAGTTTCCGGATTATCGGCCTAA
- a CDS encoding FAD-dependent oxidoreductase, whose translation MNLILRYFKGVLLIITAGMIIWGCQSAIQAENEFSADVIIYGGTSSSVMAAVEVAQAGKSVIVVSPDKHLGGLTSCGLGYTDTGDKSTIGGLSREFYHRVWLHYNDSSAWIWQKHSEYGNKGQGTVAMDGENRTMWIFEPHVAEQVFEDFAKENKLTIYRDEWLNREKGVEKNNGKITAFKTLSGKTFKGKIFIDATYEGDLMAAAEISYHVGRESTSTYGEEWNGVQTGVLHHQHWFRAKISPYKIPGDPSGGLVTGVSAEAPGEYGAADDKIQAYCFRMCMTNHPENRVPFPKPDNYNADNYELLLRVFESGRKDWFNKFDAIPNKKTDTNNHGPFSSDYIGMNYEYPEAGYEKRKEIIQQHKDYQMGLLWFVANDPRVPEDIRTQMATWGLAKDEFTESENWPHQIYVREARRLIGEYVTTENDVLLKREVPRPVGMGSYAMDSHNVQRYITPEGYVQNEGDIGVSPPGPYSISYGSIVPQKTECQNLLVPVCVSSSHIAFGSIRMEPVFMILGQSAAVAACMAIDKDVAVQDIDYSDLEKELVNRKQILTR comes from the coding sequence ATGAATCTCATACTTAGATATTTTAAAGGCGTTTTGCTGATAATAACCGCAGGAATGATCATATGGGGATGCCAGTCTGCTATACAAGCAGAAAATGAATTCAGTGCGGATGTTATCATTTATGGTGGAACGTCGTCGTCTGTAATGGCTGCGGTAGAAGTCGCACAAGCAGGAAAATCGGTAATAGTGGTTTCTCCCGACAAGCATTTAGGAGGATTAACTTCGTGTGGACTGGGATACACCGATACCGGAGATAAATCAACCATTGGAGGTTTGTCGCGCGAATTTTATCACCGCGTGTGGCTGCATTATAATGATTCTTCGGCCTGGATCTGGCAAAAGCATTCAGAATATGGCAATAAAGGTCAGGGCACAGTAGCTATGGATGGCGAAAACCGCACCATGTGGATTTTTGAACCTCACGTAGCCGAACAGGTTTTTGAAGATTTTGCAAAAGAAAACAAGCTTACCATTTATCGTGATGAATGGCTGAACCGAGAAAAGGGTGTTGAAAAGAACAATGGAAAAATAACAGCATTCAAAACGCTTTCGGGAAAGACATTTAAAGGAAAAATATTTATTGATGCCACTTACGAAGGCGATTTAATGGCTGCGGCCGAAATAAGTTACCACGTTGGCCGCGAGAGCACTTCTACTTATGGAGAAGAGTGGAATGGTGTTCAAACGGGCGTTTTACATCATCAGCACTGGTTCAGAGCAAAAATCTCACCTTACAAAATTCCGGGAGATCCATCCGGCGGACTGGTTACAGGTGTGTCAGCCGAAGCGCCCGGAGAATATGGTGCTGCCGATGATAAAATTCAGGCATATTGTTTTCGAATGTGTATGACAAACCACCCTGAAAACCGTGTTCCTTTCCCAAAACCTGATAATTACAATGCTGACAATTACGAATTGTTGCTTCGGGTGTTTGAAAGCGGCCGGAAAGACTGGTTTAACAAGTTTGATGCAATTCCGAACAAAAAAACAGATACCAACAATCACGGGCCTTTTAGCAGCGATTACATTGGTATGAACTACGAATATCCGGAAGCAGGTTACGAAAAGCGCAAAGAAATTATTCAGCAACACAAAGATTATCAAATGGGATTGCTTTGGTTTGTTGCCAATGATCCGCGGGTACCGGAAGATATTCGCACCCAAATGGCTACCTGGGGGCTGGCAAAAGATGAATTTACTGAAAGTGAAAACTGGCCACATCAGATTTATGTTCGTGAAGCCCGGCGTTTGATAGGTGAATATGTAACCACAGAAAATGATGTATTGCTAAAACGTGAGGTTCCGCGTCCGGTTGGAATGGGGTCTTATGCAATGGATTCTCACAATGTTCAGCGTTACATCACGCCTGAAGGTTATGTGCAGAATGAAGGTGATATCGGCGTTTCTCCTCCGGGACCGTATTCCATTTCATACGGTTCAATTGTTCCGCAAAAAACGGAATGTCAGAATCTGCTGGTTCCGGTTTGCGTATCGAGTAGCCACATTGCATTTGGTTCAATTCGTATGGAACCGGTGTTTATGATTCTTGGACAATCTGCTGCTGTTGCGGCTTGCATGGCAATCGATAAAGATGTGGCTGTTCAGGACATTGATTATTCTGATTTAGAAAAGGAACTCGTAAATCGAAAACAAATTTTAACCAGATAA
- a CDS encoding glycosyl hydrolase 53 family protein, protein MKTKPGITKNALCIRSFFMACIVLLSVQTMQAQDYAVGADLSFLKQAEDMGFEFKENGEAQPGLQIFKNHGYNWIRLRLFHTPDRLPNNLEYTIALAKEAKKLGYKFLLDYHYSDTWADPGKQFIPKAWEGKSHAELEAAVFEYTRETMIAFRDSGVFPDMVQVGNEISHGMLWPDGKLPENWDNFAELVQAGINGVYAGCGNNPCPQIMIHIDKGGDKDFTKYFYDKINSYGIKFDVIGQSYYPWWHGSLLDLRACLNFAADEYKKDIILVEAAYNWTPTEYKEKDPPFAETPEGQKEFWDECNRIVMGINNNRGIGIFWWEPAVARHGSRSFFDENGNVLPVINVFDKFTRY, encoded by the coding sequence ATGAAAACAAAACCTGGAATCACTAAAAACGCTCTATGTATTCGTAGTTTCTTTATGGCTTGTATTGTTTTACTATCAGTGCAAACAATGCAGGCGCAGGACTATGCCGTTGGGGCCGATCTTTCGTTTTTAAAGCAGGCCGAAGACATGGGATTTGAGTTTAAAGAAAACGGGGAGGCTCAGCCCGGATTGCAGATTTTTAAAAACCACGGGTACAACTGGATTCGTTTAAGGTTGTTTCATACGCCAGACCGTTTGCCCAATAACCTGGAATACACCATTGCTTTGGCTAAAGAGGCCAAAAAGCTGGGCTATAAATTTCTGCTCGACTACCACTATTCCGATACTTGGGCCGACCCGGGGAAGCAGTTTATTCCAAAAGCATGGGAAGGCAAATCGCACGCCGAACTGGAAGCAGCGGTATTCGAGTATACACGCGAAACCATGATCGCCTTTCGCGACTCGGGCGTTTTCCCCGACATGGTGCAGGTGGGAAATGAAATCAGTCATGGTATGCTGTGGCCCGATGGAAAACTCCCTGAAAACTGGGACAATTTTGCGGAATTGGTACAGGCCGGAATTAACGGTGTTTATGCCGGCTGTGGAAATAATCCCTGTCCGCAAATAATGATTCACATTGACAAAGGCGGCGACAAAGACTTTACCAAATACTTTTACGACAAAATCAATTCATACGGCATAAAATTCGATGTAATCGGCCAGTCGTATTATCCCTGGTGGCACGGCAGTTTACTCGATTTACGAGCCTGCCTGAACTTTGCTGCCGACGAATACAAAAAAGACATTATTCTGGTTGAAGCGGCCTACAACTGGACACCAACCGAATACAAGGAAAAAGATCCGCCGTTTGCTGAAACTCCCGAAGGTCAAAAAGAATTTTGGGACGAGTGCAACCGGATTGTAATGGGCATAAACAACAACCGCGGAATCGGGATCTTCTGGTGGGAACCCGCAGTTGCAAGGCACGGCTCCAGAAGTTTTTTCGACGAAAACGGAAATGTGTTGCCGGTTATAAACGTTTTTGATAAGTTTACCCGATATTAA
- a CDS encoding carbon starvation protein A gives MITFFAGLLTLILGYIFYSRFIERFADVDGTRKTPAFTMKDGVDYVPLKWWKIFLIQFLNIAGLGPIFGAIAGAMWGPVAFLWIVLGSIFAGAVHDYFSGMLSIKHKGLSITEIVGIYLGTGTKQFMRGFTVILMVLVGAVFIMGPAKILAGLTPNFASVSFWVWIVFVYYLLATMLPIDKIIGRVYPVFGLSLLFMAVGLIIALFVKGYHIPELNLTNLRNFHANSDKFPIFPMLFITIACGAISGFHATQSPLMARCLTNETYGRRVFYGAMISEGIVALIWAAISMSFFGGIRELNETMVANGGNAAVIVNDISNSLLGRLGGVLALLGVVAAPITSGDTAFRSARLIVADFMNYNQGPIKNRLFVSIPLFAIGFLLTQIDFSIIWRYFAWSNQTLAMIVLWTITVFLVQQRKNYWITLLPAVFMTAVTTTYLLFAPEGFSLPKSISYPIGALITVFALGMFIVYKRKHSAQLIAKT, from the coding sequence ATGATTACATTTTTCGCAGGACTGCTAACACTGATTTTAGGGTACATTTTTTACTCCCGGTTTATCGAACGTTTTGCTGATGTTGATGGAACCCGCAAAACTCCGGCATTTACCATGAAAGATGGTGTTGATTACGTGCCTTTAAAATGGTGGAAGATTTTTTTGATTCAGTTTTTGAACATTGCAGGATTGGGTCCAATTTTTGGCGCTATTGCCGGAGCTATGTGGGGGCCGGTTGCTTTTCTGTGGATTGTGTTAGGATCTATATTTGCCGGAGCAGTTCACGATTATTTTTCAGGAATGCTATCCATAAAACACAAAGGACTTAGCATAACCGAAATTGTTGGTATTTACCTTGGAACCGGAACGAAACAGTTCATGAGAGGTTTTACTGTGATTCTGATGGTGTTGGTAGGTGCAGTTTTTATTATGGGCCCGGCAAAAATTCTGGCTGGTTTAACTCCCAATTTTGCATCGGTAAGTTTTTGGGTATGGATTGTTTTTGTTTATTACCTGCTTGCAACAATGTTGCCCATCGATAAAATAATCGGGCGGGTTTATCCGGTTTTCGGATTATCACTGCTTTTTATGGCTGTAGGTTTAATTATTGCACTCTTTGTAAAAGGATATCACATTCCGGAATTAAATTTGACCAACTTGCGCAATTTTCATGCGAACAGTGATAAGTTTCCAATATTTCCCATGCTATTTATTACGATTGCCTGTGGTGCAATTTCCGGATTTCATGCTACTCAGTCGCCATTAATGGCACGTTGTTTAACCAACGAAACATACGGCCGGCGCGTTTTTTACGGAGCCATGATTTCAGAGGGTATAGTGGCATTGATTTGGGCGGCCATTAGTATGAGCTTTTTTGGAGGAATTCGCGAATTGAATGAAACGATGGTTGCCAACGGAGGAAATGCCGCTGTAATTGTAAACGACATATCGAATTCTCTTTTGGGAAGACTAGGCGGTGTGCTGGCATTACTGGGTGTTGTGGCAGCTCCGATTACTTCCGGTGATACTGCATTTCGTAGTGCAAGACTTATTGTAGCCGATTTTATGAATTACAATCAGGGACCAATAAAAAACAGGTTGTTTGTTAGCATCCCTCTTTTTGCCATTGGTTTCCTTTTAACACAAATCGATTTCAGCATTATTTGGAGATATTTTGCCTGGTCGAATCAAACACTGGCAATGATTGTATTATGGACGATTACAGTATTTCTGGTTCAGCAAAGAAAAAACTACTGGATTACTTTGCTTCCGGCAGTATTTATGACCGCTGTAACCACTACTTATTTACTCTTTGCACCAGAAGGATTTTCGCTTCCCAAGAGTATCTCCTATCCTATTGGTGCTTTAATAACTGTATTTGCGCTGGGTATGTTTATTGTTTACAAACGAAAACATTCAGCACAACTAATTGCTAAAACGTAA
- a CDS encoding FAD-dependent oxidoreductase: MKRRNFIKTTAAGSAVIFTSGAWAFNAPGLDSKKFGWQSKRGIPVAYNVDVVVIGGSTAGVAAAVEASREGASVFLLAQEPYLGEDVSGTFRLWAKDTSIQKTELGNAIWADGLPSQLKVKKTLDNALIDNKVNFLYSCFATDILTDKEGAPAGIIMANRSGRQAIIAKTIIDATPRALVARMAGAQFGDYPSGKQNFKFTVVGNQVKSGIDFAGKIKEEPVLIHPSGVVNGEGSSKNIEYNAIEYTLQIEMKDGSWSSFANAEQVARDLTWDADQVESSDLLFQNPPDKLVGQKRWTNEEVDLEKINLKVFQSRKIDNVFVLSGSANLSDKASDTLLEPGKMIRIGERIGSSAAILASGLSKPENPKVLGNASASIENGNVGELLEGLRPSLNMGEIVSEETTLPVLAKYDVVVLGGGTAGAPAGVGAAQHGAKTLVIDYMHGLGGMGTLGMIGKYYHGYREGYTNVVDRGVKDMGPDNPRKKDKLEWWVFDWKTEYFRKEIRKYGGEIWFGVIGCGAYVENGQVKGVVVATPEGKGIVLGHTVIDSTGSADTAVAAGASYHFTDGNSVAVQGAGFPHKNPEDFYNNSDWTFINDSDMLDVWRAMVVAKDKYEGEYDIGKIPQTRERRRMVGDFTISVLDVYNGRKHPDSISLHKSSFDTHGFTEDPFFSLKPPEHSGVDVYAYVPFRALLPKGLEGIAVTGLGASADRDAMPVIRMQPCLQNQGYAVGWAAARASKNNQRIRNIDVKSLQKELIKLGSLPENVLSDVDNYPPPFEKIQEASKTVVNNLEGLETILWDKERGIVALTDQFHFSTKEEDKLVYARILGILGVADGWQELIKAIDSYEDWDEGWNFTGMGQFGKSISYLDSLIIAAGRTKHAEALPSIFKLMKKLTPESEFSHFRAVAIALETIADEEAAEPLFNLLELPGVRGHSMSDIETAKKLEPKFQNDVSTRNNSLRELILSRALYRCGDFNGVGNQILNDYSKDLRGHYYRHSSGVLEMYSKPKEKKVVL, encoded by the coding sequence ATGAAACGACGAAACTTTATAAAAACCACTGCGGCCGGATCTGCAGTGATATTTACATCCGGAGCATGGGCTTTTAATGCCCCGGGCCTGGATTCTAAAAAATTTGGATGGCAATCGAAACGTGGAATTCCGGTAGCTTATAATGTTGATGTGGTTGTGATCGGAGGTTCTACCGCCGGAGTTGCAGCTGCTGTTGAAGCTTCCAGAGAAGGAGCATCAGTGTTTTTACTGGCACAGGAGCCGTATCTTGGCGAAGATGTTTCAGGAACCTTCCGTTTATGGGCCAAAGATACATCCATTCAAAAAACAGAGCTGGGGAATGCCATCTGGGCCGATGGTTTGCCCTCGCAACTGAAAGTAAAAAAGACGCTTGACAATGCACTTATCGATAACAAGGTAAATTTTTTGTATTCGTGTTTTGCCACCGATATTTTAACGGATAAAGAAGGAGCTCCGGCAGGAATTATAATGGCGAACCGCTCGGGAAGACAGGCCATTATTGCCAAAACAATTATTGATGCTACTCCGCGTGCACTAGTAGCTCGTATGGCTGGGGCACAATTTGGTGATTATCCGTCAGGAAAGCAGAATTTTAAATTTACAGTTGTCGGGAATCAGGTGAAATCGGGGATTGATTTTGCCGGAAAAATCAAGGAGGAACCGGTTTTGATTCATCCTTCGGGTGTTGTAAACGGTGAAGGTTCATCTAAAAACATTGAATACAATGCCATTGAATATACCTTGCAAATTGAAATGAAAGATGGCAGTTGGTCATCGTTTGCCAATGCCGAGCAGGTGGCCCGCGATCTTACCTGGGATGCTGACCAGGTAGAATCTTCTGACTTACTTTTTCAAAATCCACCGGACAAGCTGGTTGGACAAAAGCGTTGGACTAACGAAGAAGTAGATTTGGAAAAGATTAACTTGAAGGTATTTCAGTCACGAAAAATTGACAACGTATTTGTTTTGAGCGGAAGTGCCAATTTAAGCGACAAGGCTTCAGACACACTGTTAGAACCGGGTAAAATGATTCGGATTGGTGAGCGAATTGGCTCCAGCGCAGCCATTCTTGCCAGCGGATTGAGCAAGCCGGAAAATCCAAAAGTGCTTGGAAATGCTTCTGCAAGTATCGAAAATGGTAATGTTGGAGAACTGCTTGAAGGCTTACGTCCTTCGTTAAACATGGGCGAAATTGTTTCAGAGGAAACCACTCTTCCTGTTCTGGCTAAATATGATGTAGTTGTATTGGGAGGCGGCACTGCAGGTGCTCCTGCCGGTGTTGGAGCAGCCCAACACGGAGCCAAAACACTGGTAATTGATTACATGCACGGTTTGGGAGGAATGGGAACATTAGGCATGATCGGGAAATATTACCACGGTTACCGCGAAGGATACACCAATGTAGTTGACCGCGGAGTAAAAGATATGGGCCCCGACAATCCGCGTAAAAAAGATAAACTTGAATGGTGGGTATTCGACTGGAAAACAGAATATTTTAGAAAAGAAATAAGGAAATATGGCGGTGAGATTTGGTTTGGAGTTATCGGTTGCGGTGCCTATGTTGAAAATGGCCAGGTAAAAGGCGTGGTTGTGGCAACTCCCGAAGGCAAAGGAATTGTGTTGGGACATACTGTAATTGATTCAACAGGAAGTGCCGATACCGCCGTTGCAGCAGGTGCCAGCTATCATTTTACCGACGGAAATTCAGTGGCTGTTCAGGGCGCCGGTTTCCCGCACAAAAATCCGGAAGATTTTTACAACAACAGCGACTGGACTTTTATTAATGATTCAGACATGCTGGATGTTTGGCGTGCCATGGTAGTTGCAAAAGACAAGTACGAGGGAGAATACGATATTGGTAAAATTCCGCAAACCCGCGAAAGAAGAAGAATGGTAGGCGACTTCACCATTTCTGTACTTGATGTGTACAATGGCAGAAAACATCCCGATTCCATTTCGCTACATAAAAGTTCGTTCGACACACATGGGTTCACCGAAGATCCGTTTTTCTCGTTAAAACCGCCTGAACACAGTGGTGTAGATGTTTATGCCTATGTACCTTTCAGGGCATTATTGCCCAAAGGTTTAGAGGGTATTGCGGTTACAGGTTTGGGTGCCAGTGCCGATCGCGATGCAATGCCGGTAATTCGTATGCAACCTTGTCTGCAAAATCAGGGATATGCGGTTGGATGGGCTGCTGCGCGTGCTTCAAAAAACAATCAAAGAATTAGAAATATTGATGTAAAATCGCTTCAAAAAGAACTGATCAAACTGGGTAGTTTGCCCGAAAATGTTCTTAGCGATGTGGATAATTATCCTCCCCCGTTTGAAAAAATACAGGAGGCTTCCAAAACTGTGGTAAATAACCTGGAGGGACTTGAAACCATTCTTTGGGATAAAGAAAGAGGAATTGTAGCACTTACCGATCAGTTTCATTTTAGCACGAAAGAGGAAGACAAGCTGGTGTATGCGCGGATTTTAGGAATACTCGGTGTAGCTGATGGATGGCAGGAATTAATAAAAGCCATTGATTCCTACGAAGATTGGGATGAAGGTTGGAATTTTACGGGTATGGGCCAGTTCGGAAAAAGTATTAGCTACCTCGACAGTCTGATAATTGCAGCTGGCCGGACAAAACATGCTGAAGCGCTGCCTTCCATTTTCAAGCTGATGAAAAAGTTAACGCCCGAAAGTGAATTTTCTCATTTTCGTGCGGTAGCAATTGCACTTGAAACCATTGCCGATGAAGAGGCTGCAGAGCCGCTTTTCAATTTATTAGAATTGCCTGGAGTGCGCGGGCATAGTATGTCGGACATTGAAACGGCCAAAAAACTGGAGCCCAAATTTCAGAACGATGTTAGCACGCGAAATAACTCACTTCGTGAATTGATTTTAAGCCGTGCACTGTATCGTTGCGGCGACTTTAACGGAGTTGGAAATCAAATTCTAAACGATTATTCGAAAGATTTACGCGGACATTATTACAGGCATTCAAGCGGTGTTTTGGAAATGTATTCGAAACCAAAAGAAAAGAAAGTTGTATTGTAA
- a CDS encoding MFS transporter, with protein MKLKLQYNNFPFNPSKVPFFYGWLILFAATIGVLCSAPGQTTGVSTFTDYLIENIGITRDQISMAYMFGTIASSFILTYAGKLYDKYGARWVGMAAALTLGFVLVLFSQSDRIIKAIVPQTSSIYVGIAIASFILFFFMLRFSGQGVITMVSRNMLMKWFIARRGLVNGISSVFVSLGFSIAPLTFDMLIQSTSWRSAYLLMALGIGVFFFLFVFVFFRDNPEDCNQIPDGEKHGNKEHDVIIKPFKQFTLKEARKDLSFWLFVLPIAVYALFITGYVFHLISLFGEAGIDRERALSIFIPMSLISVTLAFAGGWISDRIKLQYLLYLMLVGEVIALFSLANINDGLFYYAFIIGSAIPSGMYNVLLSVTWPRFYGREHLGKITGFVMAIVVFASALGPILFSLSYSVFGSYAYAIYFLLVLILVISAFSYKAKNPQDKYEE; from the coding sequence ATGAAACTCAAGCTGCAATACAACAATTTTCCGTTTAATCCGTCGAAAGTTCCGTTTTTTTATGGATGGTTAATTCTATTTGCGGCAACTATTGGCGTTTTATGCAGTGCCCCCGGGCAAACCACGGGTGTTTCTACATTTACCGATTACCTGATTGAAAACATTGGTATTACACGCGACCAGATAAGTATGGCGTATATGTTTGGTACAATTGCCAGTTCGTTTATTCTAACCTACGCAGGAAAACTCTATGATAAATACGGCGCACGCTGGGTGGGAATGGCCGCTGCACTGACTTTGGGATTTGTTTTGGTGCTGTTTAGCCAGTCCGACCGGATTATAAAAGCCATCGTTCCGCAAACATCAAGTATTTATGTGGGGATCGCCATTGCCAGTTTTATACTTTTCTTTTTTATGCTGCGTTTTTCGGGGCAGGGAGTAATTACCATGGTTTCGCGTAACATGTTAATGAAATGGTTTATTGCACGACGTGGTTTGGTAAACGGCATTTCGTCGGTGTTTGTTTCGCTGGGATTCTCTATTGCTCCGCTTACTTTCGACATGCTTATTCAAAGTACATCGTGGCGTTCGGCCTATTTGTTAATGGCTTTGGGCATTGGCGTATTTTTCTTTTTGTTTGTTTTTGTCTTTTTTCGCGACAATCCAGAAGACTGTAACCAAATTCCCGATGGTGAAAAACACGGTAATAAAGAACACGACGTAATTATAAAACCCTTTAAACAATTCACACTTAAAGAGGCTCGCAAAGACCTTAGTTTTTGGCTGTTTGTATTGCCCATTGCAGTTTACGCCTTGTTTATTACCGGTTATGTTTTCCACCTGATATCGCTGTTTGGCGAGGCCGGAATTGACCGTGAAAGGGCACTGTCTATTTTTATTCCTATGTCATTAATATCGGTAACACTGGCTTTTGCAGGCGGCTGGATCAGCGATAGAATTAAACTTCAATACCTGTTGTATCTGATGCTTGTTGGTGAAGTAATTGCTTTGTTTTCGCTGGCAAACATTAACGACGGACTGTTTTATTACGCATTTATTATCGGAAGTGCCATCCCAAGTGGCATGTACAATGTTTTGCTGAGTGTAACCTGGCCGCGTTTTTACGGTCGCGAACATTTGGGAAAAATCACCGGGTTTGTAATGGCAATTGTGGTATTTGCAAGTGCTTTGGGGCCCATCCTTTTTAGTCTTTCGTATTCTGTTTTTGGTTCGTATGCCTACGCCATTTACTTTCTACTTGTTCTTATTCTTGTAATTTCTGCTTTTAGCTATAAGGCAAAAAATCCTCAGGATAAATACGAAGAATAA